One Salvia splendens isolate huo1 chromosome 22, SspV2, whole genome shotgun sequence DNA segment encodes these proteins:
- the LOC121787094 gene encoding glycerophosphodiester phosphodiesterase GDPD6-like → MASPRLVPFVFLLLIVGCSARALYPLPSRRNDRNRQPLQTFRAYNIAHRGSNGEIPEETTAAYLRAIEEGADFIETDILASKDGVLICFHDVVLDQTTDVSNHTEFAIRKRTYEVQGTNITGFFPVDFTLRELKMLRVKQRYAFRDQQYNGKFSIITFEEFIKIALGAPRVVGIYPEIKNPVFINQRVKWPGGKKFEDVFVDTLKKYGYEGTYLSKQWMKQPAFIQSFAPTSLTYVSKLTNLPKIFLIDDTTMPTQDTNQSYWEITSDKYLDYIREYVVGIGPWKDTIIPVSFNYMRTPTDLVARAHARNLQVHPYTFRNEYSYLHFNFSQDPYNEYAYWINEVGVDGLFTDFTGSLHHYQQWTSPLSVGEEDAYSLLDKIVAMITKFRHP, encoded by the exons ATGGCTTCACCCC GCCTTGTTCCTTTTGTTTTTCTGCTGCTTATTGTTGGGTGCTCTGCTAGAGCTCTTTACCCACTCCCAAGCAGGAGAAACGATAGAAATAGGCAACCATTACAAACATTTCGTGCATATAACATTGCACACCGTGGTTCCAATGGAGAAATTCCTGAAGAAACCACTGCCGCCTACTTG AGAGCTATTGAAGAAGGTGCTGATTTCATTGAGACAGATATTTTAGCCTCCAAAGATGGTGTTCTTATATGCTTCCATGACGTAGTCCTTGATCAAACTACTGATGTATCCAATCATACAGAGTTCGCCATACGTAAAAGGACCTATGAGGTTCAAGGGACCAATATTACGGGTTTTTTTCCAg TTGATTTCACTCTACGAGAGTTAAAGATGTTGCGAGTGAAGCAGAGATATGCGTTCCGTGATCAGCAGTACAACG GAAAGTTTTCTATTATTACATTTGAAGAATTCATTAAGATTGCTCTGGGTGCACCAAGGGTTGTTGGAATATATCCAGAGATAAAGAATCCAGTATTCATCAATCAACGT GTGAAATGGCCAGGTGGCAAAAAGTTTGAGGATGTGTTCGTGGACACACTCAAAAAATATGGATATGAAGGCACTTATTTGTCCAAGCAATGGATGAAACAACCTGCTTTTATTCAGTCATTTGCTCCCACATCCCTTACCTATGTATCAAAACTGACCAACCTTCCCAAGATATTTCTTATCGATGACACGACAATGCCAACTCAAGACACAAACCAG TCATACTGGGAGATCACTTCGGATAAATATCTCGACTATATCAGGGAATATGTTGTGGGAATTGGGCCCTGGAAGGATACCATTATTCCTGTATCATTTAATTACATGCGAACTCCAACTGATCTTGTAGCCAGAGCTCATGCCCGTAACCTTCAG GTACATCCATACACTTTCCGGAATGAGTATTCATATCTGCACTTCAACTTCAGCCAAGACCCATATAATGAATACGCTTACTGGATAAATGAGGTTGGTGTTGACGGACTCTTTACAGATTTCACAGGGAGCCTCCATCATTACCAGCAATGGACTAGTCCCCTCTCGGTAGGAGAAGAGGATGCATATAGCCTGCTCGATAAAATCGTAGCTATGATCACCAAGTTTAGACACCCATAG
- the LOC121786402 gene encoding mitochondrial import inner membrane translocase subunit Tim9: MDKSMLGDLDSLPDEDKLRMSSMIDQLQIRDSLRMYNTLVERCFTDCVDTFRRKTLDKQEETCVRRCAEKFLKHSMRVGMRFAELNQGAATPD, translated from the exons ATGGACAAAAGTATGCTTGGAGATCTGGACTCTCTTCCCGATGAAGACAAGCTCCGAATGTCTTCCATGATCGACCAGCTCCAAATCCGCGACAG TTTAAGGATGTATAATACACTGGTGGAAAGATGCTTCACCGACTGCGTGGACACATTCCGACGCAAAACTCTGGATAAGCAAGAAGAGACTTGTGTTCGCAGGTGTGCGGAGAAGTTCTTGAAGCACTCTATGCGTGTCGGCATGAGATTCGCTGAGCTGAACCAAGGTGCTGCCACACCAGACTAA
- the LOC121787092 gene encoding replication protein A 70 kDa DNA-binding subunit B-like, which yields MAKTVSPNSVSVILANPCPDSSSDFPEIVVQVLDLKATGNKYMFMASDGKMKVRALLQSTLASEVTSGKIQNLGLIRVLDYTLNDIPTKNEKFLIVSKCDAVSPALEAEYKDEVKVEGSGTDLKPNQVMDVDVKTEYAGIALKPKQEVMAKSAAQIVPDQRGNMAPAARMSMTRRVHPLASLNPYQGNWTIKVRVTGKGNMRTYRNARGEGCVFNVELTDEDGTQIQATMFNDAAKKFFDTFQMGKVYFISKGTLKLANKQFKTVENDYEMTLNENSEVEEDNNEATFLPETKFSFTPIDELGPYVNGRELVDVIGVVQSVSPTVSIRRKSNNETIPKRDIVIADETKKTVVVSLWNDLATSFGQELLDMANKSPVVAMKSLKVGEFQGVSLSALSKSIMVVDPDMPEAKKLRFWYDSEGKDTSLAAIGQSPSNRNGARSMYSDRVSLSHITSNPSLGEDKPAYFSIKAYISAIKPDQAMWYRACKTCSKKVTEAVGSGYWCEGCQKNEDVCSLRYIMAVKVSDASGEAFISVFNDQADKMIGCTADELNEIKLHDGEASYQKKLKEATWVPHLFRVSVTTNEYNNEKRQRITARAVAPIDYATESKYLVEDMTKIKLSKNLLN from the exons ATGGCTAAAACAGTAAGCCCAAATTCTGTATCAGTTATTCTAGCAAATCCATGCCCAGATTCTTCCTCCGATTTCCCGGAAATCGTTGTACAAGTCCTTGATCTCAAGGCCACCGGCAACAAATACAT GTTTATGGCGAGTGATGGCAAAATGAAGGTGAGGGCTTTGTTGCAGTCAACTCTAGCGTCTGAAGTGACATCTGGGAAGATCCAGAATTTGGGGCTCATTCGTGTTCTTGACTACACTCTCAATGATATCCCAACAAAGAACGAAAA GTTCTTGATTGTGTCCAAGTGTGATGCTGTGTCGCCTGCGCTTGAGGCTGAGTATAAGGACGAGGTGAAGGTTGAGGGTAGTGGGACTGATTTGAAACCGAACCAGGTAATGGATGTTGATGTGAAAACTGAATATGCTGGTATTGCGTTGAAACCAAAACAGGAAGTTATGGCTAAATCTGCTGCTCAAATTGTTCCTGATCAGCGTGGGAA TATGGCGCCAGCTGCACGAATGTCAATGACACGTCGAGTCCATCCACTTGCTTCTTTGAATCCTTATCAAGGAAATTGGACCATTAAAGTCCGGGTTACAGGGAAGGGAAACATGCGGACTTACAGGAATGCTAGGGGAGAAGGCTGCGTATTCAACGTAGAGTTGACAGATGAAGAT GGCACTCAAATACAAGCAACGATGTTTAATGATGCTGCAAAGAAATTCTTTGATACGTTTCAGATGGGGAAGGTTTACTTCATATCGAAGGGAACCTTGAAGTTAGCAAACAAGCAATTCAAAACTGTAGAAAATGATTATGAGATGACGTTAAATGAAAATTCGGAAGTGGAGGAAGACAACAATGAGGCAACCTTTCTTCCTGAAACAAAATTCAGTTTTACCCCAATTGATGAGTTAGGTCCATATGTCAATGGAAGGGAGCTAGTTG ATGTTATTGGCGTGGTTCAGAGTGTGTCTCCTACAGTGAGTATTAGAAGGAAGAGCAACAATGAGACTATCCCAAAGCGTGATATAGTCATTGCTGATGAGAC TAAGAAAACTGTGGTGGTGTCTCTGTGGAACGATCTTGCCACGAGCTTTGGGCAAGAACTTCTTGATATGGCTAATAAATCTCCTGTAGTCGCTATGAAATCTCTTAAAGTTGGTGAATTTCAAG GTGTATCATTATCAGCACTGAGTAAAAGCATTATGGTAGTCGACCCTGACATGCCAGAGGCCAAAAAGTTGAGATTTTG GTATGATTCTGAAGGCAAAGATACTTCTTTGGCTGCTATTGGGCAAAGCCCGTCCAACAGAAATGGAGCTCGTTCCATGTACTCTGACAGAGTTTCCTTATCTCATATCACCAGTAACCCTTCCTTGGGAGAGGACAAG CCTGCATACTTCTCCATCAAAGCATACATCAGTGCCATCAAACCCGATCAAGCAATGTGGTACCGTGCTTGCAAGACATGCAGCAAGAAGGTTACTGAAGCTGTAGGGTCCGGCTATTGGTGCGAAGGGTGCCAGAAGAATGAAGATGTCTGCAGTTTGAG ATACATAATGGCAGTAAAGGTCTCTGATGCAAGTGGTGAAGCGTTTATCTCAGTTTTCAATGATCaagcggataaaatgattgGATGCACGGCTGATGAACTAAACGAGATAAAACTTCAT GATGGAGAAGCTAGTTATCAAAAGAAATTAAAGGAGGCAACATGGGTTCCTCACCTTTTCCGCGTCAGTGTCACTACGAATGAGTACAACAATGAGAAGAGACAGAGGATAACAGCCAGGGCTGTTGCTCCAATTGATTATGCAACTGAATCCAAGTATCTGGTTGAAGATATGACAAAGATCAAACTATCTAAGAATCTGCTTAATTGA
- the LOC121786903 gene encoding glycerophosphodiester phosphodiesterase GDPD5-like, whose translation MLRVKQRYAFRDQQYNGKFSIITFEEFIKIALGAPRVVGIYPEIKNPVFINQRVKWPGGKKFEDVFVDTLKKYGYEGTYLSKQWMKQPAFIQSFAPTSLTYVSKLTNLPKIFLIDDTTMPTQDTNQSYWEITSDKYLDYIREYVVGIGPWKDTIIPVSFNYMRTPTDLVARAHARNLQVHPYTFRNEYSYLHFNFSQDPYNEYAYWINEVGVDGLFTDFTGSLHHYQQWTSPLSVGEEDAYSLLDKIVAMITKFRHP comes from the exons ATGTTGCGAGTGAAGCAGAGATATGCGTTCCGTGATCAGCAGTACAACG GAAAGTTTTCTATTATTACATTTGAAGAATTCATTAAGATTGCTCTGGGTGCACCAAGGGTTGTTGGAATATATCCAGAGATAAAGAATCCAGTATTCATCAATCAACGT GTGAAATGGCCAGGTGGCAAAAAGTTTGAGGATGTGTTCGTGGACACACTCAAAAAATATGGATATGAAGGCACTTATTTGTCCAAGCAATGGATGAAACAACCTGCTTTTATTCAGTCATTTGCTCCCACATCCCTTACCTATGTATCAAAACTGACCAACCTTCCCAAGATATTTCTTATCGATGACACGACAATGCCAACTCAAGACACAAACCAG TCATACTGGGAGATCACTTCGGATAAATATCTCGACTATATCAGGGAATATGTTGTGGGAATTGGGCCCTGGAAGGATACCATTATTCCTGTATCATTTAATTACATGCGAACTCCAACTGATCTTGTAGCCAGAGCTCATGCCCGTAACCTTCAG GTACATCCATACACTTTCCGGAATGAGTATTCATATCTGCACTTCAACTTCAGCCAAGACCCATATAATGAATACGCTTACTGGATAAATGAGGTTGGTGTTGACGGACTCTTTACAGATTTCACAGGGAGCCTCCATCATTACCAGCAATGGACTAGTCCCCTCTCGGTAGGAGAAGAGGATGCATATAGCCTGCTCGATAAAATCGTAGCTATGATCACCAAGTTTAGACACCCATAG
- the LOC121787095 gene encoding 60S ribosomal protein L44, whose amino-acid sequence MVNVPKTKKTYCKSKECKKHTLHKVTQYKKGKDSLAAQGKRRYDRKQSGYGGQTKPVFHKKAKTTKKIVLRLQCQGCKHVSQHPIKRCKHFEIGGDKKGKGTSLF is encoded by the exons ATG GTGAACGTTCCAAAAACCAAGAAGACTTACTGCAAGTCAAAGGAGTGCAAAAAGCACACCTTGCACAAGGTCACTCAGTACAAGAAGGGTAAGGATAGCTTGGCAGCTCAGGGGAAGCGTCGTTATGACCGCAAGCAGTCAGGTTATGGTGGTCAGACCAAGCCAGTCTTCCACAAGAAG GCTAAAACGACGAAGAAGATTGTGCTGAGGTTGCAGTGCCAGGGTTGCAAACATGTTTCCCAGCACCCAATCAAG AGGTGCAAACACTTTGAAATTGGTGGAGATAAGAAGGGCAAAGGAACATCGCTTTTCTAA